The Streptomyces sp. DH-12 genome has a window encoding:
- a CDS encoding trypsin-like serine protease — MRYGRTSLWAAGSALAAAMALVGTLAPGASAEQQRDGNSEKSVPISQAVGADNLRKMNEQRPLVAAASILAKAQERGHYEGYTGIGLQEDHVTLWWKGDLPEPVQRAAERARRTAPVRIVAADHSLAELKDASELLQARLEKDPSLGHSVKIPTDGSGLVLAQDTTRAARTASVAQDHSTVDRIAGVSVKTISEEPLQERSRVNDGAPWSGGAQINFNGGSCTAGFGVRDASATYLLTAEHCGRSGNRFTNPQGAYIGTSTKSSDAHDVMLIPTNSDNFMYTGGPDSDAGVRVDGWDHVFPGEYLCQSGITSARATGGPVCNMKVLFFYNDSEDLVEAEQMDGREAARSGDSGGPIYTASAAGGAIAKGTVTRSAGARLGFQDFYTATRDFGIWINR; from the coding sequence ATGAGATACGGCAGAACCAGCCTGTGGGCTGCGGGTTCGGCCCTGGCCGCGGCGATGGCGCTCGTCGGCACCCTCGCCCCGGGCGCCAGCGCCGAGCAGCAGCGCGACGGTAACAGCGAGAAGAGCGTCCCGATCTCACAGGCTGTCGGCGCCGACAACCTGCGGAAGATGAACGAGCAGCGACCCCTCGTCGCCGCTGCGAGCATCCTGGCCAAGGCCCAGGAGCGGGGCCACTACGAGGGCTACACGGGCATCGGCCTTCAGGAAGACCACGTCACCCTGTGGTGGAAGGGCGACCTGCCCGAGCCCGTACAGCGGGCCGCGGAGCGGGCCCGCAGAACCGCCCCCGTGCGCATCGTCGCCGCGGACCACTCGCTGGCCGAACTCAAGGACGCCTCCGAGCTGTTACAAGCCCGGCTGGAGAAGGACCCCTCGCTCGGCCACAGCGTCAAGATCCCCACTGACGGCAGCGGACTGGTCCTGGCGCAGGACACCACCCGCGCAGCACGCACCGCCTCCGTCGCGCAGGACCACAGCACGGTCGACCGGATCGCCGGCGTGTCCGTGAAGACGATCAGCGAGGAGCCTCTCCAGGAACGCTCGCGTGTGAACGACGGTGCGCCGTGGTCGGGCGGAGCACAGATAAACTTCAATGGCGGGTCGTGCACGGCCGGGTTCGGTGTGCGTGACGCAAGCGCCACCTACCTGCTCACCGCTGAGCACTGCGGTCGGAGCGGCAATCGGTTCACCAACCCGCAGGGCGCCTACATCGGCACCTCCACCAAGTCCAGTGACGCCCACGACGTGATGCTCATCCCCACGAACTCCGACAACTTCATGTACACCGGGGGACCCGACAGCGACGCGGGCGTGCGGGTCGACGGCTGGGACCACGTCTTCCCGGGTGAGTACCTGTGCCAGTCCGGAATCACCAGCGCACGGGCCACGGGCGGCCCGGTCTGCAACATGAAGGTCCTCTTCTTCTACAACGACTCCGAAGACCTGGTGGAGGCGGAGCAGATGGACGGCCGGGAGGCGGCCCGCAGCGGTGACAGCGGCGGCCCGATCTACACCGCCTCGGCCGCCGGCGGCGCGATCGCCAAGGGCACGGTGACCCGTAGTGCGGGGGCGCGCCTGGGCTTCCAGGACTTCTACACGGCCACGCGGGACTTCGGCATCTGGATCAACAGGTAG
- a CDS encoding DUF6207 family protein, giving the protein MTKPLPRSRSCPPLRAIAPPLRAIAPADRTSLEPGEPGVRPRCFLDLRHARGAGDGRPGSTDQPWPGSWPGLAAAGASN; this is encoded by the coding sequence ATGACGAAACCGCTTCCGCGGTCCAGGAGTTGCCCGCCGCTCCGTGCGATCGCACCGCCGCTCCGCGCGATCGCACCGGCGGACCGTACGAGCCTGGAGCCCGGCGAGCCCGGTGTACGGCCGCGCTGCTTCCTGGACTTGCGCCACGCTCGTGGCGCCGGGGACGGCCGGCCAGGTTCCACTGACCAGCCATGGCCGGGTTCATGGCCGGGGTTGGCGGCCGCAGGCGCAAGCAACTGA
- a CDS encoding transposase family protein, translating to MTAHLRVAELGALAGLGFVGLDDHPDDDPVIITGFKATRSHRLTEAQKEANRLVSRERAANEHGFTYLKTWRVLAKVRMTTRHATFLLRALLVLANSEVQR from the coding sequence ATCACCGCGCATCTGCGCGTGGCCGAGCTCGGAGCCCTGGCCGGCCTCGGCTTCGTCGGCCTGGACGACCACCCCGACGACGATCCCGTCATCATCACCGGCTTCAAAGCCACTCGCTCCCACCGCCTCACCGAGGCCCAGAAGGAGGCGAACCGACTGGTCAGTCGTGAACGTGCCGCCAACGAGCATGGTTTCACGTACCTCAAGACCTGGCGCGTCCTGGCCAAGGTCCGCATGACCACCCGTCATGCCACCTTCCTGCTGCGGGCACTGCTCGTCCTGGCGAACTCCGAAGTCCAACGCTGA
- a CDS encoding DUF6461 domain-containing protein, translated as MSQHFCLTVTFRRRAEEVVGIYGADAGRFSRVPSREAPEAPRSGTLLRAGVLNEWAFCIEFENFIGSTYAIMRDLSAQTECLVLLTTEKGLTLFSSVVDGEVVERFEPGYPPSTQGRSPHGYADEIHGLVADGLGPVAASLRSIARRVGRSLTTEILHGPLLSVVIDDFDRQVLNHPDPPLLFPAPPPGGSGPLGRRLL; from the coding sequence ATGTCACAGCACTTCTGCCTGACTGTTACTTTTCGCAGAAGGGCAGAAGAGGTCGTCGGAATCTACGGAGCCGACGCGGGCAGGTTCAGTCGGGTTCCTTCGCGAGAGGCCCCCGAGGCTCCACGATCGGGCACCTTGCTGCGTGCCGGTGTTTTGAACGAGTGGGCTTTCTGCATCGAATTCGAAAACTTTATCGGGTCCACGTATGCCATCATGCGCGACCTGTCGGCGCAGACTGAATGCCTCGTTCTGCTCACGACAGAGAAAGGGCTGACACTGTTCTCCAGTGTTGTGGACGGCGAAGTGGTCGAGCGATTCGAGCCCGGATATCCACCCAGCACTCAAGGCCGTAGCCCGCACGGCTACGCCGACGAGATACACGGACTCGTCGCGGATGGATTGGGCCCGGTAGCGGCGTCTCTCAGGTCCATCGCCCGGCGCGTCGGCCGCAGCCTCACGACGGAGATTTTGCACGGACCGCTGCTCTCTGTCGTTATTGATGATTTCGACCGACAAGTACTCAACCACCCCGACCCTCCGCTTCTGTTTCCGGCGCCTCCACCGGGTGGCTCCGGCCCGCTAGGCCGACGGCTGTTGTAG
- a CDS encoding IS701 family transposase, whose product MISADGGQPPRVKLGEVERLRGELAEFVADVFGSLPRRDQRRWGECYLRGLMLDGRRKSIQPMAERLPDGNMQALQQFVNQSPWDPLPVRQRIAERLSEVIGPEVWVVDDVSFPKCGTASVGVTRQYCGAVGKRANCQVAVSVHAATDTASCPLNWELYLPREWTDAPQRCRRAGVPDEVVHQEKWRLALGLLDTLDEWQLKAPVVVADAGYGVSTPFRLGLQQRGLSYVLALTGKEVAHPENAEPYQPAYSGLGPPTLPRYRTPPRAVSVLAAEAGVGRFAEVTWRQGSKGAMISRFAVLTVRPAGKQSLAAAQEAGGGRNRWDGVLPTQTLLVEWPDGQDAPTGYWMSNLPASTPVADLVRWAKMRWRIEHDYRELKHGLGLDHFEGRTWRGWHHHVTLVTAAQAFLTLRRLDPKAHTPA is encoded by the coding sequence GTGATCTCGGCTGATGGTGGGCAGCCTCCCAGGGTGAAGCTGGGGGAGGTGGAACGGCTCCGGGGTGAGTTGGCGGAGTTCGTTGCCGATGTGTTCGGGTCGCTGCCGCGGCGGGATCAGCGGCGGTGGGGCGAGTGTTATCTGCGGGGCCTGATGCTCGACGGCCGGCGCAAGTCGATCCAGCCGATGGCCGAGCGGCTGCCGGACGGGAACATGCAGGCTCTGCAGCAGTTCGTGAACCAGTCGCCGTGGGATCCGCTGCCGGTCAGGCAGCGGATCGCCGAGCGGCTGTCCGAGGTGATCGGGCCCGAGGTGTGGGTGGTCGACGATGTGTCGTTCCCCAAGTGCGGCACCGCGTCGGTGGGGGTGACCCGGCAGTACTGCGGAGCGGTCGGCAAGCGGGCGAACTGCCAGGTCGCGGTCAGTGTCCATGCCGCCACCGACACCGCGTCGTGTCCGCTGAACTGGGAGTTGTATCTGCCACGCGAGTGGACGGATGCACCGCAGCGGTGCCGCAGGGCAGGAGTGCCCGACGAGGTGGTGCACCAGGAGAAGTGGCGCCTGGCGCTCGGCCTGCTCGACACGCTCGACGAGTGGCAGCTGAAGGCTCCGGTCGTGGTCGCCGATGCCGGCTACGGCGTCAGCACCCCGTTCCGGCTCGGTCTTCAACAGCGCGGGCTGTCCTATGTGCTCGCGCTGACCGGGAAGGAAGTCGCCCACCCGGAGAATGCCGAGCCGTACCAGCCCGCTTACAGCGGGCTCGGCCCGCCGACGCTGCCCCGCTACCGCACTCCACCACGAGCCGTCTCGGTCCTCGCGGCCGAAGCCGGTGTCGGCCGGTTCGCCGAGGTGACCTGGCGTCAGGGCAGCAAAGGCGCGATGATCTCCCGGTTCGCGGTCCTGACGGTGCGGCCCGCGGGTAAGCAGTCCCTGGCCGCGGCCCAGGAGGCGGGCGGCGGCCGCAACCGATGGGACGGCGTCCTGCCCACCCAGACCCTGCTGGTTGAGTGGCCGGACGGCCAGGACGCTCCGACCGGCTACTGGATGTCGAACCTGCCCGCTTCGACCCCGGTCGCCGACCTGGTGCGATGGGCGAAGATGCGCTGGCGGATCGAACACGACTACCGCGAACTCAAGCACGGCCTGGGCCTGGACCACTTCGAGGGCCGCACCTGGCGCGGCTGGCACCACCACGTCACCCTCGTCACCGCCGCCCAGGCATTCCTCACCCTCCGGCGGCTCGACCCAAAAGCCCACACACCGGCCTGA
- a CDS encoding cold-shock protein produces MASGTVKWFNSEKGFGFIAQDGGGPDVFAHYSNISGNGYRELVEGEPVTFDVTQGQKGPQAENIVRG; encoded by the coding sequence ATGGCCAGCGGCACCGTGAAGTGGTTCAACTCCGAGAAGGGCTTCGGCTTCATCGCCCAGGACGGCGGCGGACCGGACGTCTTCGCCCACTACTCCAACATCTCCGGCAACGGCTACCGCGAGCTGGTCGAGGGCGAGCCGGTCACGTTCGACGTCACCCAGGGCCAGAAGGGCCCCCAGGCGGAGAACATCGTCCGCGGCTGA
- a CDS encoding helix-turn-helix transcriptional regulator, translating to MRHEAEVRAASRGGDHGRVIELVRKDRRMTQTQLGQALGLSQPAVSRLEKRGTGTYQTGVLAAAAAHLDITPDLVGLSSGRPKSQARDDDDMLRRAFLGGAVAAAAAPALAALPTTPADGSAGGQASALRLSAAAYGRLDASTPSQDLEDVVQAHLRLIQTTARSAGEEQRTRLAAVGSEAASLAGWLAWDMGNHGSARARYGAAVNTARSAGDPLLTAYQVGSRSPRRMPATASKPSTWPAAPAVRWAGVPRSSPTRGCPVSRRSGMRP from the coding sequence GTGCGGCACGAGGCGGAAGTGCGGGCAGCGTCCCGCGGCGGCGACCACGGCAGGGTCATCGAGCTGGTCCGCAAGGACCGGCGCATGACCCAGACCCAGCTGGGACAGGCGCTGGGTCTGTCGCAGCCGGCCGTCTCGCGCCTGGAGAAACGCGGCACGGGAACCTACCAGACCGGCGTGTTGGCGGCGGCCGCCGCGCACCTGGACATCACACCCGATCTCGTCGGGCTGTCCAGCGGCCGGCCGAAGTCACAGGCGAGAGACGACGATGACATGCTCCGACGTGCCTTCCTCGGCGGGGCGGTGGCCGCAGCGGCGGCACCGGCCCTGGCCGCCTTACCCACCACCCCGGCCGACGGTAGCGCCGGCGGTCAGGCCTCTGCTCTGCGTCTGTCCGCCGCCGCCTACGGACGGCTCGACGCCTCCACCCCCTCCCAGGACCTCGAGGACGTCGTGCAGGCGCACCTGCGGCTCATCCAGACCACCGCCCGCAGCGCCGGCGAGGAGCAGCGCACGCGGCTGGCCGCCGTCGGCAGTGAAGCGGCCAGTCTTGCCGGGTGGCTGGCCTGGGACATGGGCAACCACGGCTCCGCCCGCGCCCGTTACGGGGCCGCCGTCAACACGGCCAGGTCCGCGGGTGACCCGCTGCTCACCGCCTACCAGGTGGGCTCGCGCAGTCCGAGGCGCATGCCGGCAACGGCGTCGAAGCCCTCAACCTGGCCGGCCGCGCCCGCCGTGCGCTGGGCGGGCGTGCCCCGGTCGTCGCCGACGCGTGGCTGTCCGGTATCGAGGCGCTCGGGCATGCGGCCGTGA